A region of the Gemmatimonadota bacterium genome:
GTGCGTTCACGTATTCGGCGTTGAACGTACCCGTCTTGACCTCGAGTTCCTGGATCATGTAGGGGTTGACCGCAAACGCCTGTCTCGTATTCGTACGCTGCCCGGTTACCGTGGCCCCGTCGAGCGTGGTCTGCTGATCCTCCGCGCGACCGCCTCGGAGGTTACCGGCGAAACTTCCCGCAGTGGTCAGGACCACTTCGGAAATGCTGATCACCGGCATCGAGTGGATTTCCTCGGCCTGCACGATGGTCCGGGTGGAGGTAAGGCTCTTCTCGACCAGATCCCGCGTCGCCACGACCTCGACCGCCTCCGCGGATTCGAGAATCGTGGATTCCAGCTCGAAGTTGAGCGTCGTGGTCAAGTCGGCATTCACCAACGTACCCACGGCCCTCACCGGGACGTAGCCGATGACGTTCACCACCAGGTTGTAGTTGCCGGGCGGTACGTTCAGGATAAAGTACTCGCCCATGTCATTCGCCATCGCACCCAGAACCGTGCCCTCGACTTGGACACTGGCTGCCGGCAGCGGTTCCCGCGTCGCGCTGTCGACCACGACACCGGAAATCTTACCCAGCGACAACTGCGCCTGTGCATCCGTCGAGATGCTGAGCACTAACGCGAAAGCGAATGCGAAGCGCAAAGCTCGTGAAATTGTTATAGACATCTAATTCACTCCTCGTTTAACAGAGCCCTTCTGATTATTGTCAGCTTGCCCCGGCCTGCTGACGGTATCGTAATGTTGCAGACTCGACTTCAAATTCCAACCGCACTTCTTTCGACACTCACCTCCCTCCAGCGATGGTATTGGGGCAATCGTATATAAATAAGTAATCTGAATACCTTAAAATACTAGAAACGACATACATGACGGCCGCGTGCAAGGGCGTGAACACGCGACGAAACATCGATTTTGGATGTCAGGATTCCAAGTTCCTATTTAATGCAAACAACGTGCCAGATTTCGATTCGCCCGCCGGCGCGCACAACTCCCTGCCCGGAACCCATTGGGGCTCTAGGTGTAACAAGTCCATGTGCCGTATTCTGCCACCTGTAAGGGGTCGTTCCGGACAACACGAAACACGAAATAATTTTCATCCTTCGATACGGGCTGAAACGAATTGCACAACACGGTCCGAATCCATTACGCTATCGTACTCATTGCAACCCCGCGACCGCCGTCATATCTTTCTTGACATTATGTACGGACGCGCATAAGGTGTTGCGCTGGTAATGGTTCGGCTATGTTTGGTTATTCGCTTGCAACGAGTAGTAAGTATATATCCGGTCCCATTCATAGTCAACATTATTATTTCATTTTGTTCAAAAAAACAGGCGATGGCGGGCTCAAAAAGCAGGTCCCCCATGGAATACAGGGCCAGGTTTCACTGCATCGAAGGCTGCGGCGAGACCTATCCGTTGAACGAAATCATCTACCGGTGCCGGGTCTGTGGGGGCCTCCTCGACGTCGTGCATGACATGGACAGCCTGAAGGCCCGGGGCGCCGCGGCGTGGATGAGGCTCTTCGACGAACGGTACCGGCGGACGGAGTATCCATACGGGAGTTCGGTCTGGGGCAAGAAGGAATGGGTCTGTCCCGCGGTGGACGACCAGCACGTCGTCTCCATTTACGAGGGCGGCAGCAACCTTTTCTGGGCTGAGCGGCTCGGCGAGGAACTCGGCCTGGGCGACCTCTGGGTGAAGCAGTGCGGCAACAACCACACCGGTTCGTTCAAGGACCTGGGCATGACCGTGCTGGTCTCCATGGTCAACCAGATGATCGAGGAAGGCCAGGGCATCCGGGGGATCGCGTGCGCGTCGACGGGAGACACCTCGGCTTCGCTGGCGGCCTATTGCGCCTCCGCGGGCATCCCGGCCATCGTGTTCCTGCCCCGGGACAAGGTCTCCGTGACCCAGCTTATTCAGCCCATCTCCCACGGCGCGCTGACCCTGTCGCTGGATACGGATTTCGACGGATGCATGGAGATCGTCCAGCGGGTGGCCGAAAGTGAAGGCATCTACCTCGCAAACTCCATGAACTCCCTCCGCCTGGAAGGCCAGAAGACGATCGGGATCGAGATCTGCCAGCAGTTCGACTGGGAGGTGCCCGACCTGATCATCATACCCGGCGGCAACCTGGGCAACGTCTCCGCGCTGGGCAAGGGGTTCCTGATGATGGAAGAACTCGGGTTGATCGACAAGCGGCCGCGCATCGTCTGCGCGCAGGCCGCACGGGCCAATCCGCTCTACCAGAGCTACCTCAAGGGATTCGATGAATACGAACCCATCCACGCCGAGTCGACGGTGGCCAGCGCCATCCAGATCGGCAACCCCGTCAGTTACAAGCGCGCCGTCCGCGTGCTGAAGGCCTTCGACGGCAAGGTCGAACAGGCCACCGAGGACGAGATCGCGAATGCCTCCGCCCGCGGCGACCTGACCGGGCTCTACAACTGTCCGCACACGGGCGTCGCGCTGGCCGCGCTCTTCAAGATGGTCGAACGGGGCGAGATCCGGTCCACGGACCGCGTCATCATCATCTCCACGGCGAACGGACTGAAGTTCACCGATTTCAAGGTCGGATACCATGAGGACTGCCTGGACGGCGTCGACGTGAGACATGGACAATCCCCCCTGGAACTGCCTGCCCGGTACGACGACGTGGTCCGGGCGATCGACCGGGTGCTGTCATGAGAACGAAACCGATATTCGGCGCGGCCGCCTTTTCAGTCACTGCCGCCGGCATCCTGCTGCCGGTCCTGGCCCTGCTTGTGCTCGCCTGCGGCGGTCCCCTGCAGTTCCGCGGGGGGCCTTCCGGGCCGGAACGCCGCCTGGCGGAGGACATAAGCCGGATCCTGGACCATCCGGACCTGGCGCCCATGACCGTTGGCGTGAAGGTCGTTTCGCCGGTCACGGGCCGGGTACTCTTCGCGCGGCATTCCGACGGACTGTTCCACCCCGCGTCCAATACCAAGCTCTTCACCGCCCTGGGCGTCCTGCGGACCCTGGGCCCCGACTACCGCTACCAGACGAGCGTCCTCGCGGACGGAGACGCCGCTGCCGGAAGCGACACGCTGAACACGTCGCTGTACCTGCTCGGCCGCGGGGACCCCATGCTGGAATCGGCGCACCTGGACAGCCTCGCCGGCCTTATCGCCGGGTCGTACGGCGCGCGGGTCATCGTGGGCGACATCGTCGTCGACGACGCCTACCTGGACCGGGTGCCCTACGGTGAAGGGTGGATGTGGGACGACGTGCAGTACAGTTACTCCGCCTCACTGAACGCGCTTTCGGTAAACGGAAACAGCGTGAAGATCGGCATTTCGCCCGGGGCCGCCGTCGGCGCGCCCGTAACGGTCCGGGTCGATCCGCCGACGACATCCGTTAATTTTGTAGTGGAAGCCCTGACGGCGGCAGCGGGGGATACCGTGTCCGCCGAACCGCTCAGGATCGAGCGCGACTGGCCGTCGCGGTCCAACCGGATCACCATAACCGGCCGGGTCGCCAAGGACGCGGAAGAGCGGGAGTACTTCCGGTCTGTCGAAGCGCCCGATCTGTATGCGGGAAAACTGTTCCGGGACAGGCTGCAGGCCCGCGGCGTCCGCGTGACGGGACCGGTCCGAAAAGGCGTCACGCCGACCCGCGCCCGGACGGTGGCGACCTACCGTTCACCGCCGGTGACCGGGGCCCTGGCCCGTCTGCTCAAGTACAGCCACAACCTGACGGCGGAACTGCTTATAAAGACCATGGGACGCCACACGACGGGCGAACCGGGCTCTTCCGCCGACGGGCTGGCCGCCCTCCGGCAGGTCCTGGCGGACTACATCGGCCTGGATCCCGAGGCCTACCGATTCGCGGACGGATCCGGGCTCTCGTGGTACAACTACGTATCGCCCGACCAGGTCGCGGCGTTGCTTACGGCGGCGTACCACGATCCCGAAATCGGCGACGAATTCAGGGAGGCACTGCCCGTCGCCGGAGTGGACGGAACCCTGGCGAACCGGATGAAGGACACGGAGGCCATGGGCAATCTCAGGGCGAAGACCGGCACGCTGACCGGTGTGAGCTGCCTGAGTGGTTACGTCCATACCCGAGACGGCGAGCCCCTGGTCTTCTCGATCCTGGTGAACAACTTCGTCGGTCCGGCGTCTACGGCGCGCAGTGCACAGGATGCGATCGGCGTCCTGCTCGCGGAATTCAGCCGCAAGTGACCTCAAGTGAAACGGCGCATGTAACGCTAACCGGGAAGGGACCTGCTATGGCGAAGTCCAGGGATCCTCACATAGAAGGCAAGGTCAACCGGGCGCACTACTCGAGCAAGACGGAACTGTCGGCGCGCCTTTTCGCCGTGCTGGACCTGACCGAGGAGGACCGGGGACTGAACCTGATCCTCCAGCTTTCCCGGGCGGTGCGGCGGGGCGATGTCCTGGAACTCATCTGCACCGACGAAGAAGGCGTCGGACCGGGTTCGAACGTGGACCGGACCGCCTACATCGGATTCGCGGAAGTTTCGGAAGCGGGACTGCTGCTCTGCGGGGACACGGTCTCTGTCCGGGAGGAAGAGATCGGGACGATAACAGGTTTCGACGAGACGCACCTGCCCAACCACCTGAACGTCGTCATCCGATCGAATCGTCTCGCCACGGGCCGGGAGATGGAACTGACCCTGGACGAACTGGTCACCTTCTCCGGGATATGCGCCGACCCGGACCGGGGCATCGGGTTCTGATTACCACCTTGCCGTCCACCGTCCGGTCAGCCGACCTGCCGGCACAACGGACCGCCGCCGTCCGGCACGACGCCCCGCCGCTGTCCGGCACAACGGACCGCCGCCGTCCGGCACGACGCCTATCGCCCGTCAGGTCGCCCCCCGTCCAGTTCTTTACGCAACGCGACGTAGCTGTCGTATCGCTCACGTGACACGTCGCCCGTTGCCACGGCAGCCCGCAGTGTACAGTCCGGTTCGTGGACGTGCGTGCAGTCGTGGAACCTGCAACCCGCCAGGTGGCCGCGCATTTCGGGGAACAACTCCGGTAGCTCGCGCGGCGATACGTCCCACAGGCTGAATTCCCGGATCCCCGGAGAGTCGATCACCAGGCCCCCCGCATCGAGCCGGTGCGCGGCGAGATAGGTGGTGGTGTGCCGGCCGCGGCCCGTCGTCCGGTTCACCTCGCGGACCCGCAGTCCAAGGCCGGGTTGCATGGCGTTCAGCAGGGAAGTCTTCCCCGCGCCGGACGGGCCCGCGATCGCGGAAACCCGGTTCCGAAGCGTGGCTTTCAGCAGGTCGACTCCTTCCCCCGTCACGGCGCTGGCCGGGATGACGCGGAAGCCGCACCGTTCGTAGATCGCCGCGATGTCCGGGTCCCCGTCCTTCGACAGATCGATCTTGTTCAGGCAGATGACCGGGGCGAGGTTGCCGGCCTCCGCGGCCACGAGCAGGCGGTCCAGCAGCTGCAGGTTCGGGCGCGGGTCCCGCACCGAGAAGACGGCGACGAGATGGTCGGCGTTGGCGATCATGATCTGTTCCATGCGCCGCTTGCCGGGGGCGAGACGGGAGAGTTTGGAGCGGCGCGGGAGCACTTCCTCTATGGCGCCGGTCTCGCCCTGGTCCTCCACGACGCGCACGCGATCGCCGATGGCCACGGGATTCACGGCGTCGATACGGCCGACCTGCTCGACGGAGTGATGCTGGTCGTCCCGTTCCGGATAGATCAGCGCCTTCTTCATCCTGCTGCGCAACGCGCAGGCGAAGATCCCGTGCCGGGTCTCCACGTCGAACACGCCCCGGTGTTCCCTGATTACGATGCCTTCGGTCGGTTTCACAATAGCGGCGCCCATGGCGCCTGGCCGGCCCTCCGTGACATTGCGGCTATGCCGCGTGTCCGGTGCACAAGGAATACAACAGCCGCCGCATGACGAGTTCGGGCGGCAACGCGCTGGACTTCAGGGCCGTATCGGCTTCGTAGAGCGCCTCGAACCCGCTGAGCAGGTCCCGTCCCGCCAGCAGCCTGGACTGCGCGGCATAACGGTTGTAGAACCGGTTGAACCCCCATCCCAGCTGCAGCCTCTTCTTGATGTCGTCGTCCGTCCGGCGTTCCCTTTTCAGGAACCTGATCTTCCAGAGGATCACCAGGTGGCGGACGAAGAGCGCCACGATGGCCTGAGGCGCGTCGCCGCCGTCTATCGCACGCTCGTAGGCCACCAGCGCCCGGGCCAGGTCCTTCTCGCCGACGGCCTCGGCGATGTCGAAAACCGTCCCCGCGCGAACGGGACCGAGCGTACTCTCCACGTCGCCGGCCGCTATCGTATCCCGGCCACCGACGAACACGGCCAGTTTCTCCACCTCTCCGGCCAGTTCCCCCAGGTCGGTCCCCACGACCGCCTGCAATTGATGCGCGGCTTCCGGGGTCAGCCGCTTTCCGTAACGTTTCGCCTGCTGCTGAAGCCAGGAAGGAACCCGTTCCGGGAACAGGGGGTAGAACACCACCGAGACCGCCGACGCCGCCAGCCGTTCGTACAGCCTGGTCTTCAGGTTCACCCGGGGCGCTTCGAGCACCAGGACCGTACTCGGCACGGGCCGCTCCGCGTAGTCCGCCACGGCTTCCCTGTCCTTCTGCGGCAACTTGTTGAAATCCCGGACGACGACCACCCGGCGGTCGGTCATCATGGGCACGAGGGACGCGGCGGTCAATATCGCCGCAGCGTCGCTTTCGTCGCCGCGAAGCACGTCCATGCAGAACGCCTCCGTCCCCGGCTCGACGACCCGGGCGACCAGCGTATCCACGGCTTCTTCCTTCCGGTACGCCTCGTCGCCGGAGAAGAAGTACACCGCTTCGATCCGGCCTCGGTCAATTTGCTGAATCAACTGCTCGGGGTTCATGCGAGCGCCTAGCCGACGGACCGCGGCCGGCCTTTGCAGGCCCGGTGCGGAGCCGGCACGAATCGGGTTACGGGAATCGCGAAATACGAATATATTCAAGTCAATTATATTCAAGTCAAGCCGCATACGCCATCCCTTAACCGAACCCCGGGCTTAAATCCTGGCCCGCAACACGGACGTTTCGCCATGACGCGTATCGACTGGACCGCGATCGGGAACCGGCTGGAAGTCCTGTACCGTTCCTTCGATCCTTCCATGATCTCGCCCGACCCGCTCGAAGTGGTAAGACGCTTCGAACGTCCGGAAGACCAGGAGATCGCCGGTCTGGTGGCGGCTTCGCTGGCTTACGGCCGGGCGGAAACGATCATGGACGCGGCCGGCGAGGCGTTGGGAAGGATGGGAGACGCGCCCTGGGACTTCGTCATGGGTTACGATCCCGGGCGGGACGGCGGACGATTCGACGGATTCGTATACCGGTGGACGCGGGGACGGGACCTTTCTTCCCTTGTCGCGGTCGTGGGGAAGGCCCTTCGGCGGCACGGTTCCCTCGGCGCGCTGTTCGCCGCGGGCCATTGCCCATCGGATAACCACACGGGTCCCGCGCTTGCTCATTTCACCGATACGCTGCTCGGATACACGCGGGAGATCCATCCCGGGGAGCGGCGCGAGCGGCACGGGACGAAAACGGGGATCCGCTACCTGTTGCCCTCCCCGGTTTCGGGCAGCGCCTGCAAGCGGATGAACCTTTACGTCCGGTGGATGGTCCGGCGGGAAGCTCCGGACCTGGGCCTCTGGCCGCGTATTCTGCCCGCCCGCCTGGTGATGCCGATCGACACCCACGTGGCGCGGATTTCCAGGCGGCTGGGCCTGACGTCCCGGAAGCAGGCTGACTGGAAGATGGCCGAGGAGGTCACGCGGGCGCTGAGGAGATTCGACCCGGAAGATCCGGTCAAATACGACTTCGCCCTTTGCCACTGGGGCATGCTGGAGTACAGGAAGCGATAAACTGCCCGGCCGGCGCGTCCACGTGCGCATCCACGTGCGCGTCCACGTGCGCGTCCGCCAACGCTTCGTTTCTGCTTGCCGGGCGCGAAGGCCTCTTCCTATTTTACCGTGGTTTATTGCGGCAGATCATCCACGGACACGGAGGGATCATGTTAGACCAGCGATTCGTCAGGAACAACCCCGACGTGGTAAAGCAGGCGGCGGCGAACAAGAACGAGCGGGTCGACGTCGACGGGTTCCTCGACCTGGATGCCCGGCGGCGGGAACTGCTGCAGACGAGCGAGTCGCTCAAGCAGCGGCGGAACACCGTGTCCGACGAAATCGCCTCGATGAAACGCGACGGCGAAGACGCTTCCGTACGGATCGAGGAGATGCGGGAGGTGTCCGTGCGCATCAAAGGGATCGACACCGATCTGGCCGGCCTCCAGGACAGCCTGCAGTCCGTGCTCGAGCGCCTGCCCAACATACCCCATCCCTCGGTGCCGGTCGGCGCCGACGAAAGCGCCAACGTGGAGGTGCGCCGCTGGGGGGCCACGCCCGATGTGGATTTCGAGCGCAAGGCCCACTGGGACCTGGGAGAAGCGCTCGACATCATCGACTTTCAAAGAGCGGGCAAGATATCGGGCAGCCACTTCGTCCTCTTCAAGGGCGAAGGCGCGCGGCTGCAGCGCGCGCTGATCCAGTTCATGCTCGACCTGCACATCCAGAAGCACGGGTACACGGAAGTCATCCCGCCCTACATCGTGAACCGCCAGAGCATGTTCGGCACGGGCCAGCTGCCGAAGATGGAAGAGGACATGTACCGGACCGACCTGGACGACCTGTTCCTCATCCCCACGGCGGAAGTTCCCGTCACCAACATGCACCGTGACGAGATCCTTTCCGAGGACGACCTGCCGATCTACTACACGGCCTACAGCCCCTGCTTCCGCCGCGAGGCCGGTTCCTACGGGCGGGAGACCCGCGGCCTGATCCGGGTGCACCAGTTCGACAAGGTGGAGATGGTCAAGTTCGTCCGTCCGGAGACCTCCTACGATGAACTTGAGACGCTGGTAAACGACGCGGAGGAAGTGCTGCAGCTGCTGAACATCCCGTACCGCGTGGTTTCACTGAGCACGGGCGACCTGAGTTTCGCGGCGGCCAAGTGCTATGACCTGGAAGCCTGGGCGCCCGGGGTAGACCGGTGGCTGGAGGTCTCTTCCTGCAGCAATTTCGAGGATTTCCAGGCGCGGAGAAGCGGGATCCGGTACCGGAACAAGGACGGGAAAAGCCAGTTCGTGCATACCCTGAACGGATCGGGCATGGGCATGGCGCGGACCCTGATCGCGGTGTTGGAGCACTACCAGACCGGGCGCGGCAGCATCCGCATCCCGGAAGTCCTGATCCCCTACATGGGTGGACTCAAGGAAATCGGGTGAACGCTTCGATACATGGGGACGCGCAGGACCGTCCCGTACGGCGCAGTTTCGACACGGACGGACCCGGGCAGACCGCGCGGGTCGGGAGACGGCTTGCGGCGTGGCTGGCGCCGGGGGACACGGTGCGGGTGTCCGGAGACCTGGGCGCGGGGAAGACCTGTTTCATCCAGGGGATCTGCGCGGGCCTCGGTGTCGCGGAACCGGTCACGAGTCCCACCTTCACCCTCGTGAACGAATACTACGGTCAGCCTGGTCAGCTTGGTCAGCTTGGTCAGCCTGGGCGGGTCCCCGTGGCCCACTTCGATCTCTACCGCCTGGACGACCCCGAGTCGGTACTGGACCTCGGCTTCGACGAATACCTGGACGCGTGCGTCTGCCTGGTCGAATGGGGAGACAAGTTTCCGGGGATCATGCCGTCCGACGCGGTAACGGTAAACATCGAAATCGGAGCGGGAACGCGGAGAACGCTGGAGATTGCAGGCAGTGGCGAACTGGTGGCTGATCTGGAGGCAGCGGCCCAGGCCGGCCGTTGACCGCTAGACCGGCTTAATGGACGGCTGGGCGACGGACTGGGCGGGGAGCAGGGCGGGCACACGGGATTCCACGACCGTCATGCCCATGGTCCGCTTGAGGACTTCGTCCATGGTCGATACCGGGATGATCTCGATCCCGTCCTTCACCTCCGGCGGCACGTCCACGAGGTCCTTCCGGTTGCGGAGCGGTATCGCCACTTCCTTGATGCCGGCCCGGAGCGCGGCGATCAGCTTCTCGTTCAGTCCGCCGATGGGCAGGACGTTTCCCCGGAGCGTGATCTCGCCCGTCATGGCGATGTCGCACCGGACCGGCACGCCGGTCAGCGCCGAACAGAGCGCCGTCGCGATCGTGATGCCGGCGGAAGGCCCGTCCTTGGGGATCGCGCCTTCGGGCATATGCACGTGGATCTCGACGTTCTTGTAGAAATCCGGTTCGAGTCCCAGCGAAGGCGCCCTGGACCGGGCGTAGGTGAGTGCCGCGTGGGCCGACTCCTGCATCACTTCCCCCAGCTGGCCGGTCAGCGTCAGTCTCCCGGCGCCGCGGCGGTTCAGGACACTGACCTCGATGGTGAGGATGTCGCCGCCCGACTGCGTCCACGCAAGTCCCGTGGCGATTCCCACCGAGTCCTGTTTCACTACTTCGGAGTCCAGGTAGCGCGGAACGCCGAGGTAACCTGAAAGCTGGTTGCGCGTAACCTGCATCCGCTTGCCGGACTTCCCTTCCACTACCTTGCGGGCCAGTTTGCGGCAGACCGCGGCGATGTGGCGTTCCAGTCCACGGACGCCGGCCTCGCGGGTATACTCCCGGATGATGGCCAGCAGGGCGTCCTTCCTGAAGGTGACACGTTCCTTCTTCAGTCCGTGGGACGTGATCTGCTTCGGCACGAGGAACTCTTTCGCGATGGCCAGTTTCTGCGTTTCGAGATAACCGGGCAGCTCGAGGATCTCCATGCGGTCGTTCAGTGCCGGGGGGATGGTTTCGGTGGTGTTGGCCGTCGTGAGGAACAGTACCCGGGACAGGTCGTAATCCACCTCCAGGTAGTGATCGTTGAAGGCATTGTTCTGTTCGGGATCCAGCACCTCGAGCAGGGCCGACGCGGGGTCGCCGCGCACGTCCCGGCCGAGTTTGTCCACCTCGTCGAGCAGGATGACCGGATTGACCGACTTGGCGCGACGCATCGCCTGGATGATGCGTCCGGGCATGGAACCGATGTAGGTCCGGCGGTGACCCCTGATCTCGGCCTCGTCGTGCACGCCGCCGAGGGACATGCGGACGAACTTGCGGCCCATGGCGCGCGCGACCGAACGGCCGAGGGACGTCTTGCCCACGCCGGGCGGGCCGACCAGGCACAGGATCGGTCCCTTAAGGTGCCGCGTCAACTGGATGACCGACAGGTACTCGAGGATATGTTCCTTGGGTTTTTCCAGCCCGTAGTGATCGGCGTCGAGCACGGACGCCACCCGGCCAATGTCCCGGCTGTCCCGCGTGCGTTTCCGCCACGGGACCTCGACGAGCCATTCCAGGTAGTTCCGGATCACCGTCGCTTCGGGTGAAGTCGGGTGCATCTGCTGGAGCTTCTCCAACTCGTTCATGGCCTTTTCGTGGGCCTCTTTGGGCATTTTCGCGTCCGCGATCTGCTGGGCCAGGCCGTCCGGGTTCTCCGGCAGGTCCTCCAGCTCGCCCAGTTCCTGCTTGATCACGCGCATCTGTTCCTGGAGAAAGAACTCCCGCTGCGACTTGGTGATGCGGTCCCGGACCTCCCCGTCGAGCTGGTTCTTGATCTCCAGGATCTCCAGCTCCGTGGCCAGGAGGGCCGCCAGTTCGTCGAGCTGCTCGATGATCGACGGCGCCTCGATGAGACGCTGCTTGACCTGGGGGCTCTGCTGGATGAAGGCCGACATCGTATCCACCAGGCGCTGGGCGTCGTCCATGTTCTGCAGGGACAGCAGGATCTCGTCGGGCGCCTGCTGGTTCAGCTTGATATACTCCGTGAACTGGTCCACGACGGTCCGCAGTCTCGCCTGCACCTCCGCTTCGGTGTCTCCGGCCTCCTCGACCAGGGTGATCTTCACCCGCATGTAGGGTTCCGTCGACAGGAACCGGACGATCCGGGCGCGGACGATCCCCTCGACGAGCACGCGGATCAGGCCATTGGGCAGCTTCACTACCTGCAGGATACGGGCCACGATGCCGGTCCGGTGCACGTCCCCCTTCGCGGGTTGCTCGATATCCGGGTTCCGCTGGGCGGTCAGGAAGAGCAGCCGGTCGTTGTTGACCCCGTGCTCCAGGGCCTTGATGGAGGCATCCCTGGCAATGATGAGGGGGTATTCCATGTAGGGGAACACGACCACTTCACGGAGGGGAATGAGCGGCAGCTTGTCGTCGAAGGTGATGGGTTCGTTGCGATTGAGGGTAATCATGGGAAACCGTTGATGCCGCCGCGGGGTGGGGAATCAGGCGCTTTGCTTGCTTTCCTTGCCTTGAACGTAGACGGGCGGCGATTTCTCAGTGACGGTCTCCCCGGTGACGATCACTTCGCTCAGGTCTTCCTGAGTAGGTGCGTTGAACATCACGTCCAGCATCACTTCCTCGAGGATGGACCGCAGCGACCGCGCGCCGGTCTTCTTGTCCATCGCCTCGTTCACCACCGCCTGGAGCGACTCGTCCGTAAAGGTCAGCTTGACGTCTTCCATTTCGAGCAGCCGCTGGTATTGCTTCACGAGGGCGTTCCTGGGCTTGAGGAGGATTTCCATGAGGGCATCGGCGTCCAGTTCGCCCAATGTGGCGATCACCGGCAGCCGGCCGATGATCTCCGGGATGAGACCGTACTGCAGAAGGTCGTCCGGTTCGACCCGGGCGAGGAGTTCGCTCGTATTGCGGCTCGCGGAGTGCTTCGAAACGCCGCCGAATCCGATGGTCCCTTCCGCGGTCCGCCGCTCGATGATCTGGTCGAGGTCGTCGAAAGCGCCGCCGCAGATGAAGAGGATGTTCCGCGTGTTGATCTGGACGAAGTTCTGCTCAGGGTGTTTCCGGCCGCCCTTCGGGGGCACGTTGGCGATGGTGCCTTCCAGCATTTTGAGCAGGGACTGCTGCACCCCTTCTCCCGACACG
Encoded here:
- the thrC gene encoding threonine synthase, which gives rise to MEYRARFHCIEGCGETYPLNEIIYRCRVCGGLLDVVHDMDSLKARGAAAWMRLFDERYRRTEYPYGSSVWGKKEWVCPAVDDQHVVSIYEGGSNLFWAERLGEELGLGDLWVKQCGNNHTGSFKDLGMTVLVSMVNQMIEEGQGIRGIACASTGDTSASLAAYCASAGIPAIVFLPRDKVSVTQLIQPISHGALTLSLDTDFDGCMEIVQRVAESEGIYLANSMNSLRLEGQKTIGIEICQQFDWEVPDLIIIPGGNLGNVSALGKGFLMMEELGLIDKRPRIVCAQAARANPLYQSYLKGFDEYEPIHAESTVASAIQIGNPVSYKRAVRVLKAFDGKVEQATEDEIANASARGDLTGLYNCPHTGVALAALFKMVERGEIRSTDRVIIISTANGLKFTDFKVGYHEDCLDGVDVRHGQSPLELPARYDDVVRAIDRVLS
- the dacB gene encoding D-alanyl-D-alanine carboxypeptidase/D-alanyl-D-alanine-endopeptidase, which encodes MRTKPIFGAAAFSVTAAGILLPVLALLVLACGGPLQFRGGPSGPERRLAEDISRILDHPDLAPMTVGVKVVSPVTGRVLFARHSDGLFHPASNTKLFTALGVLRTLGPDYRYQTSVLADGDAAAGSDTLNTSLYLLGRGDPMLESAHLDSLAGLIAGSYGARVIVGDIVVDDAYLDRVPYGEGWMWDDVQYSYSASLNALSVNGNSVKIGISPGAAVGAPVTVRVDPPTTSVNFVVEALTAAAGDTVSAEPLRIERDWPSRSNRITITGRVAKDAEEREYFRSVEAPDLYAGKLFRDRLQARGVRVTGPVRKGVTPTRARTVATYRSPPVTGALARLLKYSHNLTAELLIKTMGRHTTGEPGSSADGLAALRQVLADYIGLDPEAYRFADGSGLSWYNYVSPDQVAALLTAAYHDPEIGDEFREALPVAGVDGTLANRMKDTEAMGNLRAKTGTLTGVSCLSGYVHTRDGEPLVFSILVNNFVGPASTARSAQDAIGVLLAEFSRK
- the rsgA gene encoding ribosome small subunit-dependent GTPase A, coding for MGAAIVKPTEGIVIREHRGVFDVETRHGIFACALRSRMKKALIYPERDDQHHSVEQVGRIDAVNPVAIGDRVRVVEDQGETGAIEEVLPRRSKLSRLAPGKRRMEQIMIANADHLVAVFSVRDPRPNLQLLDRLLVAAEAGNLAPVICLNKIDLSKDGDPDIAAIYERCGFRVIPASAVTGEGVDLLKATLRNRVSAIAGPSGAGKTSLLNAMQPGLGLRVREVNRTTGRGRHTTTYLAAHRLDAGGLVIDSPGIREFSLWDVSPRELPELFPEMRGHLAGCRFHDCTHVHEPDCTLRAAVATGDVSRERYDSYVALRKELDGGRPDGR
- the holA gene encoding DNA polymerase III subunit delta, producing the protein MNPEQLIQQIDRGRIEAVYFFSGDEAYRKEEAVDTLVARVVEPGTEAFCMDVLRGDESDAAAILTAASLVPMMTDRRVVVVRDFNKLPQKDREAVADYAERPVPSTVLVLEAPRVNLKTRLYERLAASAVSVVFYPLFPERVPSWLQQQAKRYGKRLTPEAAHQLQAVVGTDLGELAGEVEKLAVFVGGRDTIAAGDVESTLGPVRAGTVFDIAEAVGEKDLARALVAYERAIDGGDAPQAIVALFVRHLVILWKIRFLKRERRTDDDIKKRLQLGWGFNRFYNRYAAQSRLLAGRDLLSGFEALYEADTALKSSALPPELVMRRLLYSLCTGHAA
- a CDS encoding TIGR02757 family protein; this encodes MTRIDWTAIGNRLEVLYRSFDPSMISPDPLEVVRRFERPEDQEIAGLVAASLAYGRAETIMDAAGEALGRMGDAPWDFVMGYDPGRDGGRFDGFVYRWTRGRDLSSLVAVVGKALRRHGSLGALFAAGHCPSDNHTGPALAHFTDTLLGYTREIHPGERRERHGTKTGIRYLLPSPVSGSACKRMNLYVRWMVRREAPDLGLWPRILPARLVMPIDTHVARISRRLGLTSRKQADWKMAEEVTRALRRFDPEDPVKYDFALCHWGMLEYRKR
- the serS gene encoding serine--tRNA ligase, whose amino-acid sequence is MLDQRFVRNNPDVVKQAAANKNERVDVDGFLDLDARRRELLQTSESLKQRRNTVSDEIASMKRDGEDASVRIEEMREVSVRIKGIDTDLAGLQDSLQSVLERLPNIPHPSVPVGADESANVEVRRWGATPDVDFERKAHWDLGEALDIIDFQRAGKISGSHFVLFKGEGARLQRALIQFMLDLHIQKHGYTEVIPPYIVNRQSMFGTGQLPKMEEDMYRTDLDDLFLIPTAEVPVTNMHRDEILSEDDLPIYYTAYSPCFRREAGSYGRETRGLIRVHQFDKVEMVKFVRPETSYDELETLVNDAEEVLQLLNIPYRVVSLSTGDLSFAAAKCYDLEAWAPGVDRWLEVSSCSNFEDFQARRSGIRYRNKDGKSQFVHTLNGSGMGMARTLIAVLEHYQTGRGSIRIPEVLIPYMGGLKEIG
- the tsaE gene encoding tRNA (adenosine(37)-N6)-threonylcarbamoyltransferase complex ATPase subunit type 1 TsaE; this encodes MNASIHGDAQDRPVRRSFDTDGPGQTARVGRRLAAWLAPGDTVRVSGDLGAGKTCFIQGICAGLGVAEPVTSPTFTLVNEYYGQPGQLGQLGQPGRVPVAHFDLYRLDDPESVLDLGFDEYLDACVCLVEWGDKFPGIMPSDAVTVNIEIGAGTRRTLEIAGSGELVADLEAAAQAGR